Genomic window (Mycolicibacterium smegmatis):
CCGCTGATGGGGCAGCGTCTGGTCGAGGCGTTGTTGGACGGTGGGCTGCCGCCCTCGGCGCTCGCGCTGGTCCAGGGCGACGGCGTGGCGGGTGCCGCGGTCGCCGCGGATCCACGCGTCGCAGCGGTCACCTTCACCGGGTCGACAGCCGTCGGCCGTGCGATCCACCAGCAGGTCGGACCCCAGCGCCGCGTCCAACTGGAGATGGGCGGCAAGAACCCCGTGGTGGTCGCCGGGGACGCCGACCTCGACGCCGCGGCCGCCCTCATCGTCAAAGGCGCGTTCGGGCTCAGCGGACAGGCCTGCACCGGGACCAGCCGCGTGATCGCGGTCGACGAGATCCACGATGCGCTGCTCGACCGCGTGGTGGCCAAGGCCGACGCGCTGCAGGTCGGGCCCGGCAATCAGCCCGGTGTGCACATGGGTCCGCTGGCCAGCGCGGCCCAGAGGGAAAAGTTCCTGCACTACGTGCACGCCGGGATCACCGAGGGCGCCACCCTGCGCTGCGGCGGCACCACGGTGGGCGATCACGGATTCTTCGTCCGCCCGGCGGTTTTCGCCGACGCGCTGCCGACCATGCGCATCGTCACCGAGGAGGTGTTCGGGCCGCTGGTCGCGTTCCAGCGCGCGGCATCCCTCGACGAGGCCGTCGCGCTGGCCAACGCCACCGAGTACGGACTGGCGGCCTCGATCGTCACGTCGGACCTCGCCGCGGCGACACGGTTCGCCCGGCAGTCGAAGACCGGCCTGGTCAAGATCAACCAGCCGACCACGGGCATGGCGATGAACGCGCCCTTCGGCGGCTACAAGGCGTCGAGCACCCAGACCTTCAAGGAACAGGCCGGGCCGACGCTCATGGAGTTCTACACGCTCGAGAAGACCGTCTACCTCACCCCGGCCCTCTGAACACAGGAGCTGCAATGGAATTCACCCGAGTCGCCAGATCCGGTCAGGTGCCCGAGGGCATCGTGCGACGGTTCTTCGCGGGCGAGTACGAGTTCGCCGTGGCCCGCCTCAACGGCAAGGCCTACGCGACGTCCAACTACTGCACGCATCTGGACTGCATGCTCTCGTCGGGCAAGCTCGTCGACGACGGCATCGGATGCTCGTGCCACGGAAGTGCATTCGACCTCGAGACCGGTGAGCCCATCTGCCCGCCCGCCACGGTCGCGATCAAGACCTACCCGGTCGAGGAACGCGACGGCGAGATCTTCGTCGGTGTCGAGCCGGGGGAGATGCCCGTCGGACCGCGGCGGCGACGCAAGGGGGCGTGAGCCAGGTGCAGCGGCCGCCGACACTGTCCACCGGCGCGATGGTCAGCTCGAGCCATCCCGCCGCCAGCTTCGCCGGGGCGCGCGTACTCGCCGACGGCGGCAACGCGATCGACGCGACCCTGGCGATGGCCGCGGTCACGTGGCTGACGTTGCCCGGTCAATGCGGCATCGGCGGCGACGCGTTCGTCGTCGTGGCCGAACCCGACGGGCGGGTGTGGACGGTCAACGGGTCCGGCTTCGGCCCCGACGGCGGCACCACGGACTTCTATCGCGACATTCAGGGCGAACGATCTGGTATTCCCCTGACCGGTGCGCTCGGTGTCGCGGTTCCCGGCGCCCCGGCGGCATTGGCCGCGTTGCACTCCCACGGCGCACGCATGTCGCTGGCGGAGCTGTGGGAACCGGCGGCGCGCATGGCCGAGAACGGACTGGCGTGCTCGGCCAAGACCGTCACCGACGTGCGGGAGACGTTCGACGCGATCCGCGCCGACGACGGTCTGGCGGCCGTGTACACGCCCGACGGCGCCGTCCCCGCGGTGGGGCAGCGGTTGCCGCAACCCGACCTGGCCCGCACCATCCGCCGGCTCGCCACCGCGCCCGGTGATTTCTACACCGGCGAGTTCGCCGAACGCGCCGTGGCGGTGCTGTGCGCGGCAGGCGCCCCGTTCAGCGGCGACGAATGGGCCGCCGGTGCCGTCGTCGCTCCCGAGGCCCCGCTCACGGGCGGCTACGCCGGTGCGACGATTCACCAGACGCCACTACCCACCCCCGGCTGGATGGTGTTGCAGCAGGCCGCGCTGTGCGACGGAACCCTCGGTGCGGCACCGTGGCTGGGCGCCGAGGCCATCGACCGCATGGCCCGGGCAGCTCGGCTGGCGTTCCAAGACCGGTTCGCGCTGTGCGGATCCGACGGCGCGGGTGTGCGAGAGGTGCTGGACGCCAACCGGATCGCCGAACAGCGGCGTGCTCTGGATGCGTCGGCGGAACAGCGGATGTCGTTCAGCGTCGCCGGCGGTGACACGACGTGCACGGTCGCCGTCGACGCCGACGGGCGTGCCGTGTCGTTCATCCATTCCCTGGGTTTCACGTTCGGGGCCAAGCTCACGGTGCCCGGAACCGGCGTCGTCCTCAACAACCGGTTGGGCCGCGGTGCCTACCTGATCCCCGGGCATCCCAACGAGGTCGCGCCGCGCCGCAAACCACTGAACACCCTCAACGCCTGGATCGCCACCGGCGCCGATGGGGAACTGCTCGCCCTCGGCTCCATCCCCGGCGGCGATGGTCAGGTGCAGTGGAACATGCAGTTGCTCTCGCACCTGTTCGACCACGGGCTGGACCCGGCCGAGGCGGTCAGCGCACCGCGTTTCACGGTGTTCCCCGGATCCGACGCCGACGTCATCGGCAGGCCCGACGAATTGCGCGTCGAGGCAAGGATTCCCGACGACGTCCGGTCGGAGTTGCAGGACATGGGGCATCGCGTCGTGGTGCAACCGGATTTCGGCGCCGGCGGAAGCGCCCAGGTGATCCGCCGCGACGCGCGCGGTGTGCTCAGCGGCGCGGCCGACCCGCGTCAGGAAGGGATCGCGATCGGTGTCGAGTGAGCAGACCGGCGCACCGGCGCCGCAGGGCGACTACCGGCCCGCGCTGTTGCATGACGGTGTCGTCTACACCGCGGGCATGACACCGCGCCGCGACGGTGAACTCGTGCTGCGCGGCGTCGTCGGGGTCACGGTGTCGGCCGGGCAGGCCTTCGACGCGGCCGGCATCGCCGCGGGCAACGCGCTGGCCGCGGCACGCTCGGTGCTGCCCGACGGTGCAACGGATGTCCGCTGCCTGCGCATGACCGTGTACATCGCGTGCGCTCAGTCGTTTCACGAGCTCTCCGCTGTGGCCGACGGTGCCTCGGCCGCGCTGGGCGCTGAGCTCGGCGGATCAGGCGTTCCGGTGCGCGCGGCCATCGGCGTGCAGACCCTGCCGTCGGGTGCGCCCGTCGAGGTGGATCTCATCGCTGCGGTGGTGTAGGTGCGGTTGTTCTGGTTGGCGGGTGTGAAAAGAAAAGGGGCACAGTGCACATGGATCGGCAGCAACCATGTGCGGTTTGACGCCGGTGTCTTCCGGCAAATCGGTCGAATTGCGGAAAATGGTGAGCACCTTAGGGTTACATGAATTCAAGGTAGCCAGGCAGTTCTAGTCGATTGGATGTGAACGCGGTGTCCGCAGCTCATTGGGTGTACCTGCTCGGTCTTGTGGTGTTGATCGGCACAGTGGTGGCCAAGAAGAACGTCATCGCGCCTGCGCTCATCGCCACATTCCTCACCGGATGGGTCTACCAGGGCAGCGTGACCACCGGGCTGGGAGCCATCTTCAACGCCGCGATCGCCGGAACCCGCGAGTTACTGCCGATTTTCATCATCATCGCCCTCGTCACCGCGATGCTCGGTGCCATGCGTGCGCTGGGCTCCGACGCCATCATGATCCGTCCGCTGCGCGGGTTGTTCCGCAACGGGCACATCTCCTACGTGTTGCTCGCTGTCGTGACGTTCCTTCTGTCGCTGGCGTTCTGGCCGACACCCGTGCTGCCGCTGATCGCGGCGATCCTGCTCCCGGCCGCCGTCCGCGCCGGCCTACCGCTGCTCGGCGCCGCACTCGCGATCGCCATCGCAGGCCAGGGCATGGCGCTGAGTTCGGACTACATCATGGGCGTGGCGCCTGCGCTCTCGGCCGAGGGCGCCGACGTTCCGGCCCGGTTGATCGCCGACCGTGCGACGGTCATCGCCCTGATCGCGGGCGCCGTGGCCTTGGCGATCGTGTATCTTCGCGACGTGCGCACCAAGGTGCGTGCCCCGGGCGATGGTGACGACATCGGTTCGGCTGCTTCGGGTTTCGCGCAGGATCCCGACTCGCCGGAGCCGAGTTCCGGCCCGATCGCCGGGCCTGGTGGTCAGGCAGACGGCGGCGCCTTGGCCACCCTCAGCGCGCCTGCGGCGACCGACGTCGAAGCGGCTCCGGGGCGCAAGGCCCTGCTGATCGCTGTCGCAGTGCCCGCACTGTTCGCCGGCCTGCTCGTCTTCATGCTCCTCGGGCGGTTCACCACGGTCATCCCCGACATCGACGAAGGTCTCGGCGCTCCGCTGGTTGGCGGCACCGCTGCTCTCGCGCTCGTGGCAATCGCTCTGATCAGCAACCGCAAACGCTGGCTCGACGACGTCGGCGAGCACTTCACCGAAGGCATCGGCTTCTCGTTCCGCACCATGGGCATGGTCATCCCGGTCGCGGGATTCGTCTACATCGGCCTGGCCGACTACTCCGCGGGCATCCTGGGCCTGCCGGAAGGCGCCGAGGCGCCGGCCTTCTTGTTCGACGCCGTCGGCGCGGTACAGGACCACATCCCGGCGGCCCCGGCCTTCGCGGCCTTCGCGATGTTGATCGTCGGCATGCTGATCGGGCTGGACGGCAACGGCTGGCCCGGTCTCCCGTTCACGGGTTCGCTGGCGTCGACTCTCGGGGACGGGACGTCCGACGTCGCCACCTTGGCGGCGATCGCGCAGAACGGTGCCAGCTGGACCGGGGGCGGCACGCTGGTGATCTGGTCGTCACTGATCGTCGTCGCGGGTCTTACCGGGGTGTCGGTGATGGACCTGGCCCGACGCCTGTTCATCCCGGTCGTCACAGGACTTGTGGTGGCCACCGGCATCGCGACGGTGGTGCTGCTGTGAGCGAGGTGCACGCAGTGCCTGGTCGCACCGTCGCCGAGACGGCCGCCCTGGTGCGTTCGGGTGAGATGAGCGCCCACGCCGTCGTGCAGGAGGCCCTCGACCGGATCGAGGAGTGCGATGGTGCGCTCGGCGCGTTCGTCCACGTCGACGCCGAGGGCGCACTGCAGCGGGCGAGCGCGGTCGACCGGCTGGTGGCAGACGGCATCGATCCCGGGCCGATGGCCGGAATCCCCTTGGGCGTCAAGGAACTTCATCCGGTGGACGGCTGGCCGTTCGCGATGGGCAGCACGCTGTACGCCGAGCGGATCGCCGACCACACCTGCACCCTGGTGCAACGTGCCGTCTCGGCGGGTGCGGTGCCCATCGGCGTGACGGCCTCACCGGAGTTCGGGCGGGCGTCTTTCACCGCGTCGGCCGTGCACGGCGTGACCCGCAATCCGTGGAATCTCGATCTCACCCCCGGCGGGTCGAGCGGGGGGTCGGCGGCCGCGGTGGCCGCGGGCATGGTGCCGATCGCTACGGGCACCGACGGTGCGGGCTCGTTGCGTATCCCGGCGTCGTACTGCGGTCTGGTGGGGTTCAAGGCCACATACGGCCTGGTCCCGCGCGGGCCCCGGCATGTCGGTGCGGCCGACAACGACCACTACGGCGTGCTCACACGCACCGTGCGCGACACCGCCCGTTTTCTCGACTGCGTTTGTGGGATCGATCCGTTCGACCGGGCCTCACTGCCCGCGTCGACCCGGTTCGAAGACCACCTGACCGCCGATCTGCGTGGGCTTCGCGTCGCCTTCACACCCGATCTGGGCAATGCGCCCAGCGACACACAGGTCGTGGAGGTGGTGCGGACAGCGGCCGAGAAATTCGTCGCCGCCACCGGTGCCCAGTCGGTGCCCGCTCAAGTGTGCGTCGATCCGGACTGCGGCGCCGCCTACCGCACACTCTCGGCGCCCGACGTGCACACACACCTACGTGATGCGCCGGCCGGGCGGAACATCCACCCGACGCTGCGCGGTTACCTGGACGCCGCGGGCGCCATGACCGCCGAGACGCTCGCCGACGCCCACGAGGCACGCGCCCGTCTCGTCGCGACGATGGCCGAGGCATTCGAGCGTTTCGACCTGCTCCTGCTGCCCGCCACGCAGGTCCCGGCGTTCGCGGCCGAGGGTCCCATGCCCACCGAGATCGCGGGGCAGAAGGTGGACCACTGGGGTGCGTTGGCCGTGACCTTGCCGTTCAACCTGACCGGTCAGCCGGCCGTGTCGGTGCCGGCAGGCGTCGTCGGCGGTGCTCCGGTCGGCCTGCAGATCGTGGGCCGTCGTCACGCCGACGCACTGGTGCTCGCGGCCGCCTCGGCGGATGCTGCGCTGACCTGCTGGTCGGACCGGTTCCGCGAATGTGAAACCGCTGCGAGAAAATGGCCGCTGGATCGCGCTGAGTTCACACTCGCGGCGCGGTTTCGCGTCAGGTTCACACTCGCGATCCCGGTCCGGTGAGGCCCGGTCGAGCAGCGATTTGGAGCATTGGGCGAGCTCACCTAGTATGTAGGGGTTGCCTTGGGCAGACCTTGGCTGGTTGATGCTGTTTTCGCAGACTCAGACAGCCTCGCGTGCCTTTAGGGGACAAAGACCGCGCACGTCCAGGTCGGTATCTGGCGTGCATACAAAACCAGGTCAGGAGATCGAGTGATTCAGCAGGAATCGCGGTTGAAGGTCGCCGACAACACGGGCGCCAAGGAGATCTTGTGCATCCGCGTTCTCGGTGGCTCGTCGCGGCGCTACGCCGGAATCGGCGATGTCATCGTGGCGACCGTCAAGGACGCCATCCCGGGCGGCAACGTCAAGCGTGGCGATGTCGTCAAGGCCGTCGTGGTCCGCACCGTCAAGGAGCGGCGTCGTGCTGACGGCAGCTATATCAAGTTCGATGAGAACGCCGCCGTCATCATCAAGAACGACAACGATCCGCGCGGCACGCGCATCTTCGGCCCCGTGGGCCGCGAACTGCGCGAGAAGAAGTTCATGAAGATCGTCTCGCTTGCCCCGGAGGTGCTGTAAATGAAGGTGCACAAGGGTGACACCGTCCTGGTGATCTCTGGCAAGGACAAGGGCGCCAAGGGCAAGGTGCTGGTCGCCTACCCCGACCGCAACAAGGTCCTGGTCGAAGGCGTGAACCGGATCAAGAAGCACACCGCTGTCTCGGCCAACGAACGCGGCGCCTCGTCGGGTGGCATCGTCACCCAGGAAGCGCCCATCCACGTCTCGAACGTGATGGTGGTCGATTCCGACGGCAAGCCGACCCGTGTCGGATACCGCATTGACGACGAGACCGGCAAGAAGGTCCGCATCGCCAAGACCAACGGCAAGGACATCTGATGACTACCACTGAAAAGGCTCTGCCCCGGCTCAAGCAGCGCTACCGCGAAGAGATCCGCGAAGCGCTCCAGCAGGAGTTCAACTACGCCAACGTCATGCAGATCCCCGGCGTCGTCAAGGTCGTCGTCAACATGGGTGTCGGTGACGCCGCCCGCGACGCCAAGCTGATCAACGGTGCGATCAACGACCTCGCGCTGATCACCGGCCAGAAGCCGGAGGTTCGCCGGGCCCGCAAGTCGATCGCGCAGTTCAAGCTGCGTGAAGGC
Coding sequences:
- a CDS encoding aldehyde dehydrogenase family protein encodes the protein MTVEGANFIDGQWIPAASGRTFARHNPADPDDLVGVFPASDGVDVRTAVDALDKAAPEWAATPPERRAAILEAAAVQLESRAAELIAELIREEGKTTAEATMEVSRTPANLRFYAGEALRSTGTTYPAPGEGLVYTLREPVGIVGAITPWNFPFNIPSRKLGPALAAGNPVLYKPSELTPLMGQRLVEALLDGGLPPSALALVQGDGVAGAAVAADPRVAAVTFTGSTAVGRAIHQQVGPQRRVQLEMGGKNPVVVAGDADLDAAAALIVKGAFGLSGQACTGTSRVIAVDEIHDALLDRVVAKADALQVGPGNQPGVHMGPLASAAQREKFLHYVHAGITEGATLRCGGTTVGDHGFFVRPAVFADALPTMRIVTEEVFGPLVAFQRAASLDEAVALANATEYGLAASIVTSDLAAATRFARQSKTGLVKINQPTTGMAMNAPFGGYKASSTQTFKEQAGPTLMEFYTLEKTVYLTPAL
- a CDS encoding Rieske (2Fe-2S) protein; amino-acid sequence: MEFTRVARSGQVPEGIVRRFFAGEYEFAVARLNGKAYATSNYCTHLDCMLSSGKLVDDGIGCSCHGSAFDLETGEPICPPATVAIKTYPVEERDGEIFVGVEPGEMPVGPRRRRKGA
- a CDS encoding gamma-glutamyltransferase family protein translates to MVSSSHPAASFAGARVLADGGNAIDATLAMAAVTWLTLPGQCGIGGDAFVVVAEPDGRVWTVNGSGFGPDGGTTDFYRDIQGERSGIPLTGALGVAVPGAPAALAALHSHGARMSLAELWEPAARMAENGLACSAKTVTDVRETFDAIRADDGLAAVYTPDGAVPAVGQRLPQPDLARTIRRLATAPGDFYTGEFAERAVAVLCAAGAPFSGDEWAAGAVVAPEAPLTGGYAGATIHQTPLPTPGWMVLQQAALCDGTLGAAPWLGAEAIDRMARAARLAFQDRFALCGSDGAGVREVLDANRIAEQRRALDASAEQRMSFSVAGGDTTCTVAVDADGRAVSFIHSLGFTFGAKLTVPGTGVVLNNRLGRGAYLIPGHPNEVAPRRKPLNTLNAWIATGADGELLALGSIPGGDGQVQWNMQLLSHLFDHGLDPAEAVSAPRFTVFPGSDADVIGRPDELRVEARIPDDVRSELQDMGHRVVVQPDFGAGGSAQVIRRDARGVLSGAADPRQEGIAIGVE
- a CDS encoding RidA family protein translates to MSSEQTGAPAPQGDYRPALLHDGVVYTAGMTPRRDGELVLRGVVGVTVSAGQAFDAAGIAAGNALAAARSVLPDGATDVRCLRMTVYIACAQSFHELSAVADGASAALGAELGGSGVPVRAAIGVQTLPSGAPVEVDLIAAVV
- a CDS encoding amidase, which codes for MPGRTVAETAALVRSGEMSAHAVVQEALDRIEECDGALGAFVHVDAEGALQRASAVDRLVADGIDPGPMAGIPLGVKELHPVDGWPFAMGSTLYAERIADHTCTLVQRAVSAGAVPIGVTASPEFGRASFTASAVHGVTRNPWNLDLTPGGSSGGSAAAVAAGMVPIATGTDGAGSLRIPASYCGLVGFKATYGLVPRGPRHVGAADNDHYGVLTRTVRDTARFLDCVCGIDPFDRASLPASTRFEDHLTADLRGLRVAFTPDLGNAPSDTQVVEVVRTAAEKFVAATGAQSVPAQVCVDPDCGAAYRTLSAPDVHTHLRDAPAGRNIHPTLRGYLDAAGAMTAETLADAHEARARLVATMAEAFERFDLLLLPATQVPAFAAEGPMPTEIAGQKVDHWGALAVTLPFNLTGQPAVSVPAGVVGGAPVGLQIVGRRHADALVLAAASADAALTCWSDRFRECETAARKWPLDRAEFTLAARFRVRFTLAIPVR
- the rplN gene encoding 50S ribosomal protein L14, whose amino-acid sequence is MIQQESRLKVADNTGAKEILCIRVLGGSSRRYAGIGDVIVATVKDAIPGGNVKRGDVVKAVVVRTVKERRRADGSYIKFDENAAVIIKNDNDPRGTRIFGPVGRELREKKFMKIVSLAPEVL
- the rplX gene encoding 50S ribosomal protein L24, which encodes MKVHKGDTVLVISGKDKGAKGKVLVAYPDRNKVLVEGVNRIKKHTAVSANERGASSGGIVTQEAPIHVSNVMVVDSDGKPTRVGYRIDDETGKKVRIAKTNGKDI